From Chryseobacterium joostei, the proteins below share one genomic window:
- a CDS encoding CPBP family intramembrane glutamic endopeptidase translates to MSKNIRFFLIFILGFTIYYFFDLFCFKNIQQFSKNLFHSKAVAHIIAYAVTLIPLVITLKVLFPKMNILNLFSLDKSIIKGFALAFIGTLPMLIGYCRHFKINSTINTESLFINTISSAFFEEIIFRAFLIGTLLRFTKLGFLSSVLLGSLLFAQVHLYQSQKTTELIEIFAITFLGSIFFAWVYFEQNFNLWCAVFLHCLMNLYWEIFQVSENVAGNLYGNLYKFLSIFLIIGIIIYHKRKNKIPFQITWRSLFIKSTEVQS, encoded by the coding sequence ATGAGCAAAAACATTCGCTTCTTTTTAATCTTTATTCTGGGGTTTACCATTTATTACTTCTTTGATTTATTTTGTTTTAAAAACATACAGCAATTCTCAAAGAACCTTTTTCACAGCAAAGCTGTTGCCCATATTATTGCTTATGCGGTGACCTTAATCCCATTGGTAATAACATTAAAGGTTTTGTTTCCTAAAATGAATATTCTTAACTTATTTTCTTTGGATAAATCCATCATTAAAGGCTTTGCATTAGCTTTTATCGGTACATTACCCATGCTGATTGGATATTGCAGACATTTTAAAATAAACAGTACAATAAACACTGAATCTTTGTTCATCAATACTATTTCTTCAGCATTTTTTGAAGAGATAATCTTCAGAGCATTTCTCATTGGAACATTGTTAAGATTCACAAAACTCGGATTTTTATCATCTGTATTACTGGGATCATTACTATTTGCGCAGGTTCATTTATACCAAAGCCAAAAAACTACGGAGCTTATTGAAATATTTGCCATTACATTTTTGGGATCTATATTTTTTGCCTGGGTATACTTTGAACAGAATTTTAATCTCTGGTGTGCCGTATTTCTCCATTGTCTCATGAATCTCTATTGGGAAATCTTTCAGGTTTCGGAAAATGTTGCCGGAAACCTTTATGGAAATCTCTATAAATTTCTATCCATATTTTTAATCATAGGCATCATTATATATCATAAAAGAAAAAATAAAATCCCTTTTCAAATCACATGGAGAAGTCTTTTTATAAAAAGCACAGAAGTTCAATCATAA
- a CDS encoding TrmH family RNA methyltransferase, whose product MLIESFQNEKIKNVTKLLTDNRFRKKSKVFVVEGQQENERAVQYNFEPLEFFICENIFKETIPDGKIHYVSDKVYEKIAYRGSSEGIIGIYQAKEIPLSSYIPKDNSTVIIVEGVEKPGNLGAILRSCEAFGIDALIVADGKTDFYNPNVIRSSVGCLFGMEVYQAENDETLAFLQKNNFNIYTTLMDESAEDLYKRDFTQRSAVLFGTEHSGLSDFWIGKGKNTLIPMAGSIDSLNLSNAVAITCYESLKQKKG is encoded by the coding sequence ATGTTGATAGAAAGTTTTCAAAACGAAAAAATAAAAAATGTCACTAAGCTACTTACTGACAACAGGTTCCGTAAAAAATCAAAGGTTTTTGTCGTAGAAGGACAGCAAGAGAATGAAAGAGCTGTACAATACAACTTTGAACCATTAGAATTCTTTATCTGTGAAAATATCTTTAAGGAAACCATTCCTGATGGAAAAATTCATTATGTAAGCGACAAAGTTTATGAAAAAATAGCGTACAGGGGAAGCTCTGAGGGAATTATCGGAATATATCAAGCCAAAGAAATACCTCTTTCATCATACATTCCCAAGGATAACTCAACAGTTATTATAGTTGAAGGCGTTGAAAAACCAGGTAATCTTGGTGCAATTTTAAGAAGTTGCGAAGCTTTTGGTATTGATGCACTGATTGTTGCAGATGGTAAAACAGATTTCTATAACCCCAATGTGATCAGGTCCAGCGTGGGCTGTCTTTTTGGAATGGAGGTTTATCAGGCGGAAAATGACGAAACATTAGCATTCCTGCAAAAAAACAACTTCAACATTTACACAACATTGATGGACGAAAGTGCTGAAGATCTTTATAAAAGAGATTTCACGCAGCGTTCTGCTGTACTATTTGGTACAGAACATTCCGGGTTAAGTGATTTCTGGATTGGAAAAGGGAAAAATACGCTGATTCCTATGGCAGGAAGTATTGACTCCCTAAATCTGAGTAATGCTGTAGCTATTACTTGCTATGAATCCTTAAAACAGAAGAAAGGATAG
- a CDS encoding LytTR family DNA-binding domain-containing protein, whose translation MFSLVPYSYPKSKSVKEILISSMAAGILVYLFLIIFQPFGTENYHHPYKYFILFPYTLIFGAAFFISSLFVFRFKDWNIGSELLKIFVILVLGSIFSYLYNTLFISHVELSLENYGYMLLYSLAVGIPISTIYILSRYIYLKNIHENIARDIVPQLIGNIENSKEKILTITSNNIELAIAEEDFLCAQSMENYCTLYFLENNTIKKNLLRISLSNVLSQVETDSIKKCHRSFIVNLKKVKNLKGNAQGYKLILPEIDFEIPVSRSFISDIIPQLQQSKS comes from the coding sequence ATGTTTTCCCTTGTACCTTATTCATATCCAAAATCCAAATCGGTAAAAGAGATATTGATCTCTTCCATGGCAGCAGGAATTTTGGTTTATCTTTTCCTGATTATTTTTCAGCCTTTTGGTACAGAGAACTATCATCATCCTTACAAATACTTTATTCTTTTTCCGTACACTCTTATTTTTGGAGCAGCCTTTTTTATTTCAAGCCTCTTTGTTTTCAGATTCAAAGATTGGAATATCGGCTCTGAACTCTTGAAAATATTTGTCATTTTAGTACTTGGGTCCATCTTTTCCTACCTTTACAATACATTATTTATAAGTCATGTAGAACTTAGCCTTGAAAATTATGGCTATATGTTGCTCTACTCTTTAGCAGTAGGCATTCCCATTTCCACTATCTATATATTGTCAAGATATATTTATTTAAAAAATATTCATGAAAATATTGCACGGGATATTGTTCCTCAACTCATAGGAAACATTGAAAATTCCAAAGAAAAAATTCTGACAATTACCAGTAATAATATTGAGTTGGCAATTGCTGAAGAAGATTTCCTGTGTGCTCAATCCATGGAGAACTACTGCACTTTATACTTTTTAGAAAACAATACAATAAAAAAAAATTTGCTCCGAATAAGCTTATCCAATGTTTTATCACAAGTGGAAACAGATTCCATTAAAAAATGCCATCGCTCTTTTATTGTTAATCTGAAAAAAGTAAAAAACCTTAAAGGAAATGCTCAGGGCTATAAATTAATTCTCCCTGAAATCGACTTTGAGATTCCGGTTTCAAGAAGTTTTATCTCAGACATTATTCCTCAATTACAACAATCTAAAAGTTAA
- the trhO gene encoding oxygen-dependent tRNA uridine(34) hydroxylase TrhO translates to MQLYNTLSAEERAQLIDEAGKDRLTLSFYAYAKIEDPKKFRDELFIAWNAIDALGRIYVAHEGINAQMSVPADQFEDFRNTLEVYDFMKGIRLNVAVDQDNHSFLKLTIKVRNKIVADGLNDETFDVTNKGIHLKAQEFNNMLEDPNTIVVDFRNHYESEVGHFEGAITPDVENFRESLPIINDQLQDFKEDKNLLMYCTGGIRCEKASAYFKHQGFKNVFQLEGGIIEYTRQIKEEGIESKFIGKNFVFDHRLGERITDDIISQCHQCGKPCDNHTNCANDACHLLFIQCDECKAAMENTCSTECLETIHLPLEEQVRLRKGLQVGNKVFRKGKSDALKFKNSGGLSTQPLGKATKAETKDIRQKIKVKKTFIGKAEHYYSKSKIAQFLIENKELSIGDKVLISGPTTGEQEVTITQIYVNGGPCEIANVGDQITFELPFRVRLSDKLYKIAQAENA, encoded by the coding sequence ATGCAACTGTATAACACCTTAAGCGCAGAAGAAAGAGCTCAACTTATTGATGAAGCTGGTAAGGATCGTCTTACTTTGTCTTTCTATGCGTATGCCAAAATTGAAGATCCCAAAAAATTTCGCGACGAATTATTTATAGCCTGGAACGCCATTGATGCCCTAGGTCGTATTTATGTTGCACATGAGGGAATAAATGCTCAGATGAGTGTTCCTGCAGATCAATTTGAGGATTTTCGTAATACGCTGGAAGTTTATGACTTCATGAAAGGGATTCGTCTAAATGTAGCAGTAGATCAGGACAATCATTCTTTTTTAAAGTTAACCATAAAAGTTAGAAATAAAATTGTTGCTGATGGTTTGAATGACGAAACTTTTGATGTTACCAATAAGGGAATTCACTTAAAAGCTCAGGAATTTAATAATATGCTAGAGGATCCCAACACGATTGTAGTTGATTTTAGAAATCACTACGAGAGTGAAGTAGGGCACTTTGAGGGAGCTATTACTCCTGATGTTGAAAATTTTAGAGAAAGTCTACCGATCATTAATGATCAACTGCAAGATTTTAAAGAAGATAAAAACCTGTTAATGTATTGTACCGGTGGAATCCGTTGTGAAAAGGCCAGTGCTTACTTTAAACACCAAGGTTTTAAGAACGTTTTCCAGTTAGAAGGTGGAATCATTGAATATACCCGTCAAATTAAGGAAGAAGGAATAGAAAGTAAATTTATTGGTAAAAACTTCGTATTTGACCACCGTTTAGGTGAAAGAATTACCGACGATATTATTTCCCAATGTCATCAATGTGGAAAGCCTTGTGACAATCACACCAATTGTGCTAATGATGCGTGTCATTTATTATTTATTCAATGTGATGAATGTAAAGCCGCAATGGAAAATACTTGTTCTACTGAATGTTTGGAAACAATACACTTACCACTAGAAGAGCAGGTTCGATTAAGAAAAGGATTACAGGTTGGAAATAAAGTGTTCAGAAAAGGAAAATCTGATGCTCTGAAATTTAAAAATTCAGGAGGTTTATCAACCCAGCCTTTAGGAAAAGCTACGAAAGCTGAGACAAAGGATATTCGCCAGAAAATAAAAGTTAAAAAGACATTCATTGGAAAGGCTGAACATTATTATTCAAAATCAAAGATTGCACAGTTTTTAATTGAAAACAAAGAACTTTCTATAGGTGATAAAGTTTTGATTTCAGGACCAACTACAGGAGAGCAGGAGGTTACAATTACCCAGATTTATGTAAACGGAGGTCCTTGTGAAATAGCAAATGTAGGGGATCAGATTACTTTTGAACTTCCATTTAGAGTTCGTTTGTCTGATAAATTATATAAAATTGCGCAAGCTGAAAATGCATAA
- a CDS encoding 5-formyltetrahydrofolate cyclo-ligase: MLKAELRKKYIQKRKALSSDEAFLLSEKIFENFIHYFNPKEGEKVHVFIPILSRMEIDTQIFIQYFLSHNIRVFVPKIVGDKLINIEIFEDTLFETNSWGISEPVSNEDSQENDYHYVITPLLYCDEKGNRVGYGKGFYDGLFQRMSSVTKKIGVNYFDPDECIDDVWENDIPLDYLVTPTEVLSFLMGLE, translated from the coding sequence ATGCTAAAAGCAGAACTTAGAAAAAAATATATACAAAAAAGAAAAGCCTTGTCTTCTGATGAGGCTTTCTTGTTATCTGAAAAGATTTTTGAAAATTTCATTCATTATTTCAATCCAAAAGAGGGAGAGAAAGTACATGTTTTTATTCCGATTTTGTCCAGAATGGAAATTGATACCCAAATCTTCATTCAGTATTTTTTATCACATAATATCCGCGTATTTGTGCCTAAAATTGTCGGAGATAAGCTCATCAATATAGAAATTTTTGAAGATACATTATTTGAAACCAACAGTTGGGGGATTTCAGAACCTGTTTCCAATGAGGATTCCCAGGAAAATGATTATCATTATGTGATTACCCCTCTTTTATATTGTGATGAAAAAGGAAATAGGGTAGGATATGGAAAGGGATTCTATGATGGTCTTTTTCAGAGGATGTCATCAGTGACAAAAAAAATCGGAGTCAATTACTTTGACCCCGATGAATGTATTGATGATGTCTGGGAAAATGATATTCCGCTAGACTATTTGGTTACTCCTACAGAAGTACTGTCTTTTTTAATGGGTTTGGAATAA